The following coding sequences are from one Sesamum indicum cultivar Zhongzhi No. 13 linkage group LG11, S_indicum_v1.0, whole genome shotgun sequence window:
- the LOC105174040 gene encoding kinesin-like protein KIN-5C yields the protein MSARHEKEKGVNVQVLLRCRPFSDDELRNNAPQVVTCNEYMREVSVSQNIAGKHIDRVFTFDKVFGPSAQQKDLYEQAVVPIVNEVLEGFNCTIFAYGQTGTGKTYTMEGDCKRSKGGANGELPPGAGVIPRAVKQIFDTLESQNAEYSVKVTFLELYNEEITDLLAPEDLSRVALEEKQKKQLPLMEDGKGGVLVRGLEEEIVASACEIFTLLERGSAKRRTAETLLNKQSSRSHSLFSITIHIKEATPEGEELIKCGKLNLVDLAGSENISRSGAREGRAREAGEINKSLLTLGRVINALVEHLGHVPYRDSKLTRLLRDSLGGRTKTCIIATVSPAVHCLEETLSTLDYAHRAKHIKNKPEVNQKMMKSTLIKDLYGEIERLKAEVYAAREKNGVYIPKERYYQEESDRKAMADQIEQMGMTIENHQKQIEELQAKYNGQVEQCADLSSKLDATQKDLSETTKLLANTQDELKRCQYSLKERDFIISEQKKAENALAHQACILRADLEKSQKDNASLFLKIAREDKLNADNRSTVNSFQADLTQQLNTLSNLLAGSVCRQSEHLQRVENLCNSFLEVHDKAAVDLKNKVSASRTLYISHFEAVQNVVRLHKAGSNAALDELSALASSNSNSIGELLAAEAVEVNSVFDDLQQTLSSHQGEMAHFAGELRQRFNASMDHLMNTSESLHGFLEKLLGESKRLGSHATQVDEVQTKCIAEFRKAYEEQSRSDAEKLIADMTSLVSDCMRRQKEMVDARLDNLKDSVTGNKLFLDGHVSTMDGITADLKRKWQDCFTQAESNLKDNADFSAAKHCRMELLSQNCVNTADTALKQWERIQESLNEMGSQHASRIASHVRNMSESIEQHDVEIESARITVAEDTQKSAEDIIHCFDGLSEQETLSVSEILTTSRAHSETIVNLKRDHSQQAASIEKHAINTFGQKYMDYEPTGSTPTRCEPDIPSKSTIESLCSMPMEALQEEFRENNSYESFQMKEVKPSLIPRAPLTQIN from the exons ATGTCGGCTCGACACGAGAAGGAGAAGGGAGTTAATGTGCAGGTTCTCCTCCGGTGCAG GCCGTTCAGCGATGATGAGTTGCGGAACAATGCGCCTCAGGTCGTGACGTGCAACGAGTATATGAGAGAGGTCTCAGTTTCGCAGAATATTGCCGGCAAGCATATTGATAGGGTCTTTACGTTTGAtaag GTGTTTGGACCTAGTGCTCAACAAAAGGATCTTTATGAGCAAGCTGTTGTCCCAATAGTCAATGAGGTTTTGGAAGGTTTCAACTGTACTATATTTGCCTACGGACAAACTGGGACAGGAAAAACTTATACCATGGAGGGTGATTGTAAGAGGTCAAAG GGTGGTGCAAACGGAGAGTTGCCACCAGGAGCGGGAGTCATACCTAGAGCAGTAAAGCAAATTTTTGATACATTAGAGAGTCAAAATGCAGAGTACAGTGTTAAAGTCACTTTCTTGGAGCTATATAATGAAGAGATCACCGACTTGCTAGCCCCTGAAGATTTGTCTAGAGTTGCCTTGGAGGAGAAGCAGAAAAAGCAATTGCCGCTCATGGAAGATGGGAAAGGTGGTGTTCTTGTTAGAGGACTAGAGGAGGAAATTGTGGCAAGTGCCTGTGAGATTTTCACTTTACTTGAAAGGGGATCTGCTAAGCGTCGCACTGCTGAAACCCTACTTAACAAACAATCAAG TCGATCACATTCTCTCTTTTCCATAACGATACATATAAAGGAAGCCACACCTGAAGGTGAAGAACTAATAAAATGTGGCAAGTTGAATTTGGTTGATTTGGCTGGTTCAGAGAACATCTCTCGTTCCGGTGCAAGGGAG GGGAGGGCAAGAGAAGCaggagaaataaataaaagtttgcTAACATTAGGAAGAGTGATCAATGCTCTGGTAGAGCATCTTGGACATGTTCCTTATAG GGATAGCAAACTCACGCGTTTACTTCGTGATTCCTTGGGGGGACGAACAAAAACTTGTATAATTGCTACAGTATCACCAGCTGTTCACTGTCTTGAGGAAACGCTTAGCACATTAGATTATGCCCACAGGGCTAAACATATAAAGAATAAGCCTGAG GTGAATCAGAAGATGATGAAATCCACTCTGATAAAGGATCTTTATGGTGAAATAGAACGACTCAAAGCAG AGGTTTATGCTGCACGAGAAAAGAATGGGGTTTACATCCCTAAGGAGCGATACTATCAGGAGGAGAGTGATCGAAAG gcAATGGCAGATCAAATTGAACAAATGGGGATGACAATAGAAAACCATCAGAAG CAAATAGAGGAATTGCAAGCTAAATACAATGGTCAGGTTGAACAATGTGCTGATTTGAGCAGCAAGCTGGATGCAACCCAA AAAGACTTGAGCGAAACAACCAAATTGTTGGCGAACACTCAGGATGAACTAAAGCGATGCCAATACTCCCTCAAGGAGCGGGACTTTATCATTTCTGAGCAGAAAAAAGCTG AAAATGCGCTGGCTCATCAAGCATGTATACTGCGGGCTGACTTGGAAAAGTCCCAGAAGGATAATGCTTCtctatttcttaaaattg CCAGAGAGGACAAATTGAATGCTGACAACAGGTCAACTGTGAACAGTTTTCAAGCTGATCTTACTCAGCAGCTCAATACACTTAGCAACTTGCTTGCTGGATCTGTGTGTCGGCAAAGTGAACATCTCCAACGTGTTGAGAATCTCTGTAATTCTTTTCTCGAAGTACATGATAAG GCTGCTGTAGACCTAAAGAACAAAGTAAGCGCTTCGAGGACTCTGTATATCTCTCATTTTGAGGCTGTTCAAAATGTTGTTCGGTTGCATAAAGCTGGTAGCAATGCTGCTTTGGATGAACTGTCAGCTTTGGCTTCATCGAACTCAAACTCTATTGGAGAA TTGTTAGCTGCAGAGGCTGTTGAAGTAAATTCAGTTTTTGATGACCTTCAGCAAACACTATCAAGTCATCAAGGTGAAATGGCTCACTTTGCAGGAGAGCTTCGGCAG AGATTTAACGCTAGTATGGACCACTTGATGAACACTTCAGAATCCCTTCATGGATTTCTTGAGAAGCTTCTGGGAGAATCAAAAAGGCTTGGAAGTCATGCGACTCAAGTTGATGAAGTTCAGACAAAATGCATTGCTGAATTTCGGAAAGCTTATGAG GAACAGTCCAGGTCAGATGCAGAGAAGCTTATTGCGGATATGACCAGTCTGGTTTCTGATTGCATGCGCCGTCAGAAAGAGATG GTGGATGCAAGGCTTGATAATCTTAAGGATAGCGTAACTGGCAACAAACTGTTTTTGGATGGACATGTTTCAACCATGGATGGCATTACAGCAGATCTGAAAAGGAAATGGCAGGATTGCTTTACCCAAGCAGAAAGTAACCTCAAGGATAATGCAGATTTCTCTGCAGCTAAGCATTGTCGTATGGAGCTACTTTCACAGAACTG TGTAAACACTGCTGATACAGCTTTGAAGCAGTGGGAAAGAATCCAAGAATCATTAAATGAGATGGGAAGTCAGCATGCTTCAAGAATTGCGTCGCATGTTAG GAACATGAGTGAGAGTATTGAGCAACACGATGTTGAGATTGAATCTGCAAGAATTACAGTTGCGGAAGATACTCAGAAGAGTGCTGAAGACATTATTCATTGTTTTGACG GCTTGTCAGAGCAAGAGACACTATCTGTTTCTGAAATCCTGACGACTTCTAGAGCTCACTCAGAAACAATCGTGAACCTTAAGAGAGACCATTCTCAGCAGGCAGCCTCAATTGAAAAGCATGCTATTAATACTTTTGGGCAAAAATATATG GATTATGAGCCAACAGGGTCCACACCTACTAGGTGTGAGCCGGATATTCCGAGCAAGAGCACTATCGAGTCACTTTGCTCAATGCCTATGGAGGCCCTTCAAGAAGAATTCcgggaaaataattcatatgaaTCATTTCAAATGAAGGAAGTGAAGCCATCCCTTATTCCCCGTGCACCACTCACACAGATTAACTAG